A region of Haliotis asinina isolate JCU_RB_2024 chromosome 9, JCU_Hal_asi_v2, whole genome shotgun sequence DNA encodes the following proteins:
- the LOC137296041 gene encoding uncharacterized protein produces the protein MPEWTCGRCTFINHELMSNCEMCEAPKEAAELRHLDYRQQDEEMPHNRTERPLDSALQEGQGQQPANHTARPMEGASSSGNHFTNSGSAVMFPPGQTHHHTDRQSVDSMETNVSSSSNPADQLINGSQEGAPVPELPEPLAPMVVHSADTNGSIESPMSEPEEIEAAMCLPSPEKEKDEWSFLDNEVRIVMLGKTGVGKSTTGNNILSSKTFKSSASGASITKKCQLGWGSRYGRELQVIDTPGLFDTGLSNEVITQEVVKCIGMTSPGPHAFVMVIRLDRFTQEENDTVNHFINIFGKEMLNYLIVLFTRMDDLKHDGVSLDEYVSNVPESLKKLLENCRHRYLGIDNRGSQEEIEQDVQKLLQAVDSMVKANGGGHYTNEMYEEAERIFAEHEEKQIKISREKMMKEMERLRQEAEEELRQKEEQKARKLETMKEKLSKLGIREEDDEWIHVFGDQSLSPIDENNWLNLGPAVQQDGTSQTKEKAPPAVEKQRSESMSEHGGSPKAHGVTGANSIGPGAQTGSFNQTNSSLREHRVSVKKGPEVSEPQKSLVEEERCDLQRSFGGEENYDAKLMNKADRLRREASILRDDVNRINMEHERERERMRSKFIARQEEALEDFKRAQQQQRQEMRQQMENADSGAFKKFFRAMKNAWKKVTDPIARGFQSIFAGVERRFGHDDMF, from the exons ATGCCTG AGTGGACTTGTGGGCGATGTACGTTCATCAACCATGAGCTGATGTCCAACTGTGAGATGTGCGAAGCCCCCAAGGAGGCTGCCGAGCTCCGTCACCTTGACTACAGACAGCAAGATGAAGAAATGCCCCACAACAGAACCGAAAGACCTCTGGACTCTGCTTTGCAAGAAGGTCAAGGGCAACAACCAGCCAATCACACAGCCAGGCCAATGGAAGGTGCTTCTTCCAGTGGAAACCATTTCACCAATTCTGGAAGCGCTGTTATGTTCCCACCAGGGCAAACACATcaccacacagacagacagtctGTGGACTCCATGGAAACCAATGTGTCCAGTTCCAGTAATCCAGCTGATCAACTGATCAATGGAAGCCAAGAAGGTGCACCAGTTCCAGAACTCCCAGAACCATTGGCGCCAATGGTGGTGCACAGTGCTGACACAAATGGAAGTATCGAGTCACCCATGTCAGAACCAGAAGAGATTGAAGCTGCCATGTGCCTCCCTTCACCGGAAAAAG AGAAAGACGAGTGGTCCTTCCTGGACAACGAGGTGAGGATTGTGATGTTGGGGAAGACAGGGGTTGGTAAGAGCACCACAGGCAACAACATCCTGTCCAGCAAGACCTTCAAGTCCAGTGCCAGTGGCGCCTCCATTACCAAAAAGTGTCAGCTAGGCTGGGGAAGTCGCTATGGTCGAGAGCTGCAGGTCATCGATACTCCAGGACTGTTTGATACTGGCTTGTCCAATGAGGTCATCACACAGGAGGTGGTGAAGTGTATTGGCATGACCTCGCCAGGACCTCACGCCTTTGTCATGGTCATTCGACTGGATAGATTCACCCAAGAGGAAAATGATACAGTGAATCACTTCATCAATATCTTCGGGAAGGAGATGCTGAATTATCTCATTGTGCTCTTCACAAGGATGGACGACTTGAAGCACGATGGGGTCAGTTTGGATGAGTATGTCAGCAACGTACCTGAGAGTTTAAAAAAGCTTTTGGAGAATTGCCGTCACAGGTACCTGGGTATCGACAACAGGGGTTCACAGGAAGAAATAGAACAG GATGTACAGAAACTGCTCCAAGCAGTGGACTCCATGGTCAAGGCCAACGGTGGCGGCCATTACACCAACGAGATGTATGAAGAAGCCGAGAGGATCTTTGCTGAACATGAAGAGAAGCAGATCAAGATCAGTCGGGAGAAGATGATGAAGGAAATGGAGAGACTGCGACAAGAAGCAGAGGAAGAGCTCCGTCAGAAGGAGGAACAGAAAGCAAGGAAGCTGGAAACAATGAAGGAAAAGCTGTCAAAACTTGGCATCAGGGAGGAGGATGATGAATGGATTCATGTCTTTGGTGACCAAAGTCTGTCTCCGATTGATGAGAACAATTGGTTGAATCTTGGTCCTGCTGTACAGCAAGATGGAACATCACAGACCAAGGAGAAAGCACCTCCTGCTGTTGAGAAGCAAAGAAGTGAGAGTATGAGTGAACATGGTGGTAGCCCTAAAGCTCATGGTGTGACAGGAGCCAACAGTATCGGTCCAGGGGCTCAGACAGGAAGCTTCAACCAGACAAATTCTTCCCTAAGGGAACATAGAGTGTCTGTCAAGAAAGGTCCCGAAGTCAGTGAGCCACAGAAATCACTTGTGGAAGAGGAACGATGTGATCTACAGCGTTCATTTGGAGGTGAGGAGAATTATGATGCAAAGCTGATGAACAAGGCTGACAGGCTTAGAAGGGAGGCAAGTATTCTCCGAGATGATGTCAATAGGATAAACATGGAGCATGAGCGAGAGAGGGAAAGGATGAGGTCAAAGTTCATAGCTCGGCAGGAAGAGGCCTTGGAGGACTTCAAGAGGGCACAGCAACAACAGAGACAGGAGATGAGACAGCAGATGGAAAATGCAGACAGTGGAGCTTTCAAGAAATTCTTTCGAGCCATGAAGAATGCATGGAAGAAGGTAACAGATCCAATTGCCAGAGGGTTTCAGAGTATCTTTGCTGGTGTTGAAAGGAGGTTTGGCCATG